GGTCAGGTCCACCTCGCGCAGCACCGGTGCCGCGCAGCCCGGGTAGCGGAACGAGACCCGCTCGAAGCGCAGCCGGCCGCGCACCTGCGCGCGGTCCAACGTCCGCGCGTGCGGGGCGTCCACGATGGTCGGCGGGGTGTCCAGCACCTCCTGGATCCGGTCGGCCGCGGTCGCCGCCTCCTGGCCGTTGGCGATGATCCAGCCGAGCGACTGCACCGGCCAGATCAGCATCAGCTGGAGGCTGACGAAGGCGACCAACTCGCCGATGCTGAGCGCCCCGCGGGCGGCGGCGGCCGTGCCGGCCACCAGCACCACTCCGAGGGTCAGGTTGGGGACCAGGTCGAACAACGCCGAGGTGCGGGCCAGCAGCCGGGCCTTGCCGACGCCGGTGTCGTGCAGCGCTCGGGCGCCGCCGGCGAACCGGGCGGCCAGTTCGGGACCTCGGCCGTACGCCCGCATGGTGCGCAACCCCTGCGCGGTCTCCTCGACCAGCGTGGCCACGTCGCCCTGCTGGTCCTGCATCCGGCGGGAGGCGGCATGGTAGTGCCGGGCGAACCGGCGGCTGATCAGGAACAGCGGCACGGCGCTGGCCGCCACCAGCAGCCCCAGCGCCGGGTGCAGGCGGACCAGCAGCACCACCACGGCCAGGTAGGTGACCAGGTTGAGGACCAGGAAGAGCAGGCCGAAGGAGAGGAACCGGCGGATCACCGACAGGTCGCTGGTGATCCGGGAGAGCAGCTGGCCGGACTGCCACCGGTCGTGGAAGCCAGCCGGGAGGCGTTGCAGGTGGGCGTAGATGTCGGCGCGGATGGCCGCCTCGATGCCGACCGAGGAGGCGGACTGGGTCCACCGCCGGATGAAGATCAGCACGGCCTCGGCCAGGCCGAGGAGGAGGGCGAGGAGGCAGAGCCGGAACAGCCCGGCCGCGTCGTGCCGGGCGACCGGCCCGTCCACCACCCGCTGCACCACCAGCGGTACGGCCAGGCTGGCCGCGGTGGCGGCGAGGGCCGCGACGAGCAGCCAGGCAAACTCCACCGCGTACGGCCGCAGGTAGTGCCGTAGTCGCCAGAGGTTGTGCAGCGGGTGCGGGCGGGTGTCGTCACGGGCAGCTCGTCCATTGTGGCTCTCCGCAGGCACTACCCGACGTTAGCGTCAAATGTGAGTCACGCTTCTGTCAGCTTCCCGTCACTGAGCGCTCCTGCTGCTCGTGATCGAGCAGCCACTTCTTCACAGTCAGCCCCCACCGGTAGCCGCCCAGGGTCCCGTCGGTGCACAGCACCCGGTGACAGGGGACGAAGAGCGCGGCGGCGTTGCGGGCGCAGGCCGCCGCGGCGGCGCGGACCGCCGCGGGGCGGCCGGCCAGCCCGGCGAAACCGGTGTACGTCACCGGCTCGCCCGGCTTCACCTCGCGGAGCACCTGCCAGGCGTGGGTCAGGAACGCGCCCCCGCTGTGCTGCTCCACCGGCACCGCGTCGATCGCGGTCAGGTCGCCGTCCAGGTAGGAGCGGACGGCCGCGGTGACCGGGCCCAGGTCCGGCCGGTGCCGCAGCTCGCCGCGCAGGCTCGGGTGGGTCAGCGGGAGCAGGCCGGCCGGGTCGGCGGTGAAACCGGCCGCGCGGACCGCCCCGTCGGGGCCGGTCAGGATGCTCAGCGGGCCGGCGGGGGTGTCGATGACGCTGCTGTCCAGGATGGTCATGCTGCTCTCCAGAGTCGGATCACCGCGTACGACCGCCAGGGGCGCCAGGGGTCGGCGTACGCGTCGAGGGTCTTCGGGTCGGTGGGCAGGCCGAGCGCGGCCGCGCCGCGGCGTACGGCGAGGTCGGTGGGGAGGAAGACGTCCGGGTCGCCGAGGGCCCGCATCGCCACGTAGCCGGCGGTCCACGGCCCGATCCCGGGCAGCGCCGTCAGCCGCCGTACGGTCTTCTCCCGATCCCCACCCGGCTCCAGCTCGATCTCTCCCTCGGCGACGGCCCGCGCGAGCGCCCGGACCGTCTCCCGCCGCGCCCCCGGCATCCGAAACGCCCCGTCCGGCAGCCTCGCCACCTCTTCGGCGGTAACAAACCCCCGCAGCTCCCCCGCCCCG
The window above is part of the Micromonospora inositola genome. Proteins encoded here:
- a CDS encoding ABC transporter ATP-binding protein, with translation MPAESHNGRAARDDTRPHPLHNLWRLRHYLRPYAVEFAWLLVAALAATAASLAVPLVVQRVVDGPVARHDAAGLFRLCLLALLLGLAEAVLIFIRRWTQSASSVGIEAAIRADIYAHLQRLPAGFHDRWQSGQLLSRITSDLSVIRRFLSFGLLFLVLNLVTYLAVVVLLVRLHPALGLLVAASAVPLFLISRRFARHYHAASRRMQDQQGDVATLVEETAQGLRTMRAYGRGPELAARFAGGARALHDTGVGKARLLARTSALFDLVPNLTLGVVLVAGTAAAARGALSIGELVAFVSLQLMLIWPVQSLGWIIANGQEAATAADRIQEVLDTPPTIVDAPHARTLDRAQVRGRLRFERVSFRYPGCAAPVLREVDLTVEPGETLALVGATGCGKSTLLSLVPRLHEVTGGRITLDGRDLRDLRLASLRRLVGVAFEEPTLFSMSVWENLTLGRPDAGKEEVRAALALAQAEFAYDLPWGLATRIGEQGLSLSGGQRQRLALARAVLGRPALLVLDDPLSALDVHTEALVESALRRVLRDTTALLVVHRPSTVALADRVALLDDGRIVAVGTHSELLATVPAYRAVLSAGPVERHDDAGLVRS
- a CDS encoding methylated-DNA--[protein]-cysteine S-methyltransferase; translation: MTILDSSVIDTPAGPLSILTGPDGAVRAAGFTADPAGLLPLTHPSLRGELRHRPDLGPVTAAVRSYLDGDLTAIDAVPVEQHSGGAFLTHAWQVLREVKPGEPVTYTGFAGLAGRPAAVRAAAAACARNAAALFVPCHRVLCTDGTLGGYRWGLTVKKWLLDHEQQERSVTGS